Proteins encoded in a region of the Streptomyces sp. NBC_01298 genome:
- a CDS encoding ATP-grasp domain-containing protein: protein MKILVVHQLPYRKADYRQALDHRRHDVTYAGHPDRMADLPPDLPCRRVEIPAHEDLVEGVISRTRPDEGYEQVLSLSEFGVIAAWSVRRHLGLAGPSLRQIERSHDKVSMKEALTGSGLRFPRFARPAHRYGLLPWTGASVLKPRRGTCSQDVTVHASARKALEAYWALENPADYELEEYVDGDILHADGVVRDGELRHLVVSRYVNKPIDFAGGVPLGSVQLPLSPRHQSFADTAVAALGIESGCVHLEFFETPRGELVFLEIANRMGGAGVVQAHGRHTGVHLPSHDIAARLGLEEPPAGPASGRFHGWLVFPGHHLGRNAGRVVTVPPALRRHPCVDTLHILPPHHPLPDHITYQEWLVPVAVEASHSDPRVLAEFLAECATKITIRTESAA, encoded by the coding sequence ATGAAGATCCTCGTCGTTCACCAGCTTCCCTACCGCAAGGCCGACTACCGTCAGGCACTCGATCACCGGCGCCATGACGTCACCTACGCAGGACACCCGGACCGGATGGCGGACCTGCCGCCGGATCTGCCGTGCCGGCGTGTCGAGATCCCGGCGCACGAGGACCTCGTAGAGGGCGTGATCAGCCGCACCCGCCCCGACGAGGGCTACGAACAGGTCCTGTCGCTCTCGGAGTTCGGTGTCATCGCGGCCTGGTCGGTCCGTCGGCACCTCGGGCTCGCAGGACCTTCCCTGCGGCAGATCGAGCGCAGCCACGACAAGGTCAGCATGAAGGAGGCCCTGACCGGGTCGGGACTGCGCTTTCCGCGCTTCGCCCGCCCCGCACACCGCTACGGCCTGCTGCCCTGGACGGGCGCGAGCGTCCTCAAGCCCCGCCGCGGCACGTGCAGCCAGGACGTCACGGTGCACGCGTCCGCCAGAAAGGCCCTCGAGGCCTACTGGGCCCTGGAGAACCCGGCCGACTACGAGCTGGAGGAGTACGTCGACGGCGACATCCTGCACGCGGACGGTGTGGTCCGGGACGGCGAACTGCGCCACCTGGTGGTCAGCCGGTACGTCAACAAGCCGATCGACTTCGCCGGGGGAGTCCCGCTGGGCTCCGTCCAGTTGCCGTTGAGCCCCCGTCACCAGAGCTTCGCCGACACCGCGGTCGCGGCGCTCGGCATCGAATCCGGCTGCGTCCACCTGGAGTTCTTCGAGACGCCCCGGGGCGAGCTGGTCTTCCTGGAGATCGCCAACCGGATGGGAGGCGCCGGAGTCGTCCAGGCTCATGGACGGCACACCGGTGTCCACCTGCCCTCCCACGACATCGCCGCCCGCCTGGGACTCGAAGAGCCGCCCGCCGGCCCGGCCAGCGGCCGCTTCCACGGCTGGCTCGTCTTCCCCGGACACCATCTGGGACGGAACGCCGGCAGGGTGGTCACGGTGCCCCCCGCACTGCGCCGCCACCCCTGCGTGGACACCCTCCACATCCTGCCGCCGCACCACCCGCTGCCCGATCACATCACCTACCAGGAGTGGCTGGTCCCGGTGGCCGTCGAAGCCTCACACTCCGATCCGCGGGTGCTCGCCGAGTTCCTGGCGGAATGCGCCACGAAGATCACCATCCGAACCGAGAGCGCGGCGTGA